TATTTGAATCATTCTCAAGCAATTTCAACGATATCGTGTCTGCTGCCCTTCAGAGCTACGAAGGTCTTCGAGATACCCAAAGTCTACGAGACCGAACTCGTCAGTTATTGCAAAAATCCTGAAGCTGGAGGCCTTCATGCCCTTTAGTGAAGGCGTGAAGTGTTCTTCGCTAAGCAATGACTGTGATAAGTCTGTTCCGGATGAAAAGAAGCTCATTGCCGGTGTTATTATTACGTTCTTCTTAAAATTGAAGGCAAAAGCTGGCAGTTTGTATATCCCGCCGACTCTATCCCTCAGTACAAGCGAAGGATGCTCGTGTCCAAGAATGGTTATTTTCTTTGTTGAGAGATCTTTGTCTCCGTGGTATATAAAATATCTATCGTCTTCATAGTAGTCCAGAAGTTCTTTGTTCTTCTTAGATAGTATTGTGGCAAGGTAATTGTCATGGTTTCCTCTCACAAATATGAGATCTCTATCATCATATCTATTTATGAAATATATAATATCGTCCCATTCACTTGGGAGGTTTTTTGAGAACTCCTGTTTAAAGTCTCCGTTTATTATTATTTTTTCAGGATCGTACCTCTCAACAATTTTATCCATGATATGCGTAACGTGATCTCTTTGCATCCTAGGCAGGAACAGTCCGTGAAGGTTCATCTCCTCCTCATAACCCAGATGGAGATCTGACACTACCACTGCGCTAATGTCACGAAGGTAAACACAGTAGAGATCGCTTAGAAAAACGTCTCTAAGTATCTCGATGTCCCTCATTGATACCTCCAATAAAATGCTAAATTAAACAGTGATGCCTTTCTGGTATATCAATTACTACGGTCTTCCTGGAGTAAAAAAATCGTTAATAATTATGTATCCTTCAAAAATAATGATATAGAGCATTTGGATGGATCTTCTATTTTCCAACCTGCTTAGATCCGATAAACTTTATGTATTTTATGACCTCTGGTATGTTAATTTTCATTGGGCAAACTTCTTTGCAACCCCCAGAATGAACACAGTATGAAGCAGGCCAT
This genomic stretch from Thermoplasma volcanium GSS1 harbors:
- a CDS encoding metallophosphoesterase, with amino-acid sequence MRDIEILRDVFLSDLYCVYLRDISAVVVSDLHLGYEEEMNLHGLFLPRMQRDHVTHIMDKIVERYDPEKIIINGDFKQEFSKNLPSEWDDIIYFINRYDDRDLIFVRGNHDNYLATILSKKNKELLDYYEDDRYFIYHGDKDLSTKKITILGHEHPSLVLRDRVGGIYKLPAFAFNFKKNVIITPAMSFFSSGTDLSQSLLSEEHFTPSLKGMKASSFRIFAITDEFGLVDFGYLEDLRSSEGQQTRYR